The bacterium genome segment AGACATTTCATTAGTAATTTAAGTAGAGTAGAGCAAAACATGTAGTTGCCGATTTATCGGCGCGGTTTATTGTTATTTGTAGTGGCAGAGTTTACTCTGCAAACAAAAAAAGCAAAGCAAGCTTTGCCACTACATTAGACATTTTATTAGAAATTAGGAATTTATATTAAACATGACTTACTTTCTATACAATTTATTATTATTTCTTGCCTTTCCGTTTTACATCATAAGAGTTTTATGGAAAAACGGAGGATTTAAGGAGAGATTTGGGATTTATACCCTAAACCGAACTGGTTTTGGTATAGGGCAAGCCCAGAATCAAAATAAGAAAATCATTTGGATTCATGCAGTTTCCGTAGGCGAGGTAATAGCTTCTAAACCGTTAATTTCTCTCATTAACAAGGAACTGCCTGATTATAAAGTAGCGCTCTCCACAATCACCAGAACAGGAAGAGAAATGGCGTATAAATTACAAGAAAAACCCTACTGTATATTTTATTTCCCTTTTGATTTTCCTTTCGCAATAAAAAAAGCGTTAAGAAAAATTAATCCTTCGGTCATAGTTCTCGCCGAAACCGAGCTTTGGCCTAACCTATTAAGATACTCAAAATATTTTAATATTCCCCTTGTCTTAAATAATGGAAAAATCTCTGAAACTTCTTTTACAAGATATAAAAAAATCCGCCCGCTTCTAAAACAAATTTTAAGCAATGTTTCCGCATTCTGTATGCAGACAGAAGAAGACAAAAATAAATTAATTTACTTGGGGGTCAGTCCGGAAAAAATAACCGTTACGGGAAATACAAAATTCGACTTAGCCATTGCGAATATGACAGAACAGATAAAGAATTGGGACATAACCGGCAGAACCCCCGTCATAGTAGCGGGAAGCACTCATCCAAAAGAAGAAGAAGCAATTCTTGAGTCCTTTAAGGAAATAACTCAAAAATTGCCCGAAGCAATTTTAATTTTAGTCCCAAGACATCCCGAAAGAATGCCCGAAATAGAAAATTTAATCAAAGAAAAGGGATATTCGCATATAAGAAGAACCAAGATGAATTCTTCCAAAGTAAAAGAAAAAATAATCCTTATAGATGTTATCGGGGAACTGTCAAAAATTTATTCGGTAGCAGATATTGTTTTTGTAGGCGGGAGTATTGTTCCCATTGGCGGACACAATCTTCTTGAACCGGCTTTCTTGTCCAAACCTATTATTACAGGCCCGTATACTTTCAAACAGAAAGAGATGGTGGAATTACTCAAGAAAGGCGAGGGTTTGATACAGGTGAAAAACCAGGAGCAATTAAAAAAGGAATTTATTGAATTATTATCTTCTCCTGAAAAAAGAAAAAAATTAGGCAAGAACGCATATAATACGGCAACATCCAATCAAGGCGCTACAAGAAAAAACTTTGAAGTA includes the following:
- a CDS encoding 3-deoxy-D-manno-octulosonic acid transferase is translated as MTYFLYNLLLFLAFPFYIIRVLWKNGGFKERFGIYTLNRTGFGIGQAQNQNKKIIWIHAVSVGEVIASKPLISLINKELPDYKVALSTITRTGREMAYKLQEKPYCIFYFPFDFPFAIKKALRKINPSVIVLAETELWPNLLRYSKYFNIPLVLNNGKISETSFTRYKKIRPLLKQILSNVSAFCMQTEEDKNKLIYLGVSPEKITVTGNTKFDLAIANMTEQIKNWDITGRTPVIVAGSTHPKEEEAILESFKEITQKLPEAILILVPRHPERMPEIENLIKEKGYSHIRRTKMNSSKVKEKIILIDVIGELSKIYSVADIVFVGGSIVPIGGHNLLEPAFLSKPIITGPYTFKQKEMVELLKKGEGLIQVKNQEQLKKEFIELLSSPEKRKKLGKNAYNTATSNQGATRKNFEVIEKNLHKF